A stretch of the Solanum dulcamara chromosome 6, daSolDulc1.2, whole genome shotgun sequence genome encodes the following:
- the LOC129892065 gene encoding uncharacterized protein LOC129892065, whose translation MSKERPPEPLDFFIWTVEDVGLWLEEINLGGYRQIFKENGVNGEYLEGMSMFTTEQILRFIRRCHMKWGDFITLCKELRRIKVACLKGEQKVRQPWWAPSCLSIVFTKVAKRNRQSRVVSLKLEP comes from the exons ATGAGCAAAGAAAGACCACCAGAGCCTCTGGATTTCTTCATTTGGACTGTTGAG GATGTTGGTTTATGGTTGGAAGAAATAAACCTTGGTGGCTATCGTCAAATTTTCAAAGAGAATGGTGTTAATGGGGAGTATTTGGAGGGTATGTCTATGTTCACGACTGAACAGATACTAAGGTTTATAAGAAGGTGTCACATGAAATGGGGAGACTTCATAACACTGTGCAAGGAGCTCAGGAGGATAAAAG TGGCTTGCTTGAAGGGAGAGCAAAAAGTCCGCCAACCTTGGTGGGCACCGTCATGTCTCTCTATAGTATTTACCAAAGTGGCCAAGCGCAACAGGCAGTCTAGAGTGGTATCGCTGAAGCTGGAACCTTGA
- the LOC129892636 gene encoding glycine-rich cell wall structural protein 1-like, with the protein MSSRLILLFVVCVLVQATYARKLLQFPSVDIPGLDGIDNIIGGIVGGGGGGGGGGGKNGGFGGGLGSGSSGDGGGGGGGGGGGGGENGGSGSGMGGGFGSGSGRDGGGGGGGGGGGGGGGGGENGGSGWGGGFGQGSGSNGGSGSGGGGGGGGGANGGSGWGIGGGRGSGSGSNGSGGGGGGGGGENGGSGFGGGAGEGHGDLAAIDPIEV; encoded by the coding sequence ATGAGTAGCAGGTTGATTCTTTTGTTTGTTGTGTGTGTTCTCGTGCAAGCGACATATGCAAGGAAGCTTCTTCAGTTTCCATCCGTGGACATCCCCGGCTTAGATGGAATTGACAATATTATCGGAGGTATTGTAGGCGGCGGTGGTGGAGGAGGTGGCGGCGGAGGTAAGAATGGTGGATTTGGTGGGGGATTAGGATCTGGCTCTAGTGGCGATGGAGGAGGAGGTGGAGGCGGTGGTGGTGGAGGCGGAGGTGAGAATGGTGGATCTGGTAGCGGAATGGGAGGTGGCTTTGGTAGTGGATCAGGTAGGGATGGAGGTGGTGGAGGCGGAGGTggtggaggaggaggaggaggaggaggaggtgaGAATGGTGGATCTGGTTGGGGAGGTGGCTTTGGTCAGGGATCAGGCAGCAACGGAGGCAGcggtagtggtggtggtggaggaggaggaggaggtgcAAATGGTGGATCTGGCTGGGGAATTGGAGGTGGCAGAGGTAGTGGATCAGGTAGCAATGGAAGCGGCGGTGGCGGCGGCGGAGGAGGAGGTGAAAATGGCGGTAGTGGTTTTGGTGGCGGAGCAGGTGAAGGCCATGGAGATTTGGCGGCAATTGATCCAATTGAAGTTTAA
- the LOC129892698 gene encoding uncharacterized protein LOC129892698: MGLDKEVKRLFWEDLDEVVRGIPSTKNIFIGRDFNGHISTTSNGFDDVHKGFGFGERNGGGGSLLEFVKAFELAIFNSCFLKRDNQLVTFSSMVARTQIDYLLLRKGDRGLCKECKVILSENITTQHKLLVMDLEIKRDRRKKTLL, from the coding sequence ATGGGTCTGGATAAAGAAGTCAAAAGgctcttttgggaggatttagaTGAAGTAGTGAGAGGTATACCTAgtaccaaaaatattttcattggtAGAGATTTCAATGGTCATATCAGTACAACTTCTAATGGTTTTGATGATGTCCATAAAGGCTTTGGTTTTGGGGAAAGGAATGGCGGTGGGGGTTCTCTCTTGGAGTTTGTCAAAGCTTTTGAGTTGGCTATTTTTAATTCGTGTTTTTTGAAGAGGGATAATCAATTGGTCACCTTTAGTAGTATGGTAGCTAGGACTCAGATTGACTACTTACTCCTCCGGAAGGGTGATAGAGGCCTTTGTAAGGAGTGCAAGGTTATTCTGAGTGAAAATATTACCACCcaacataagcttttggtgatggacttgGAGATTAAGAGGGATAGGAGAAAGAAGACCCTTTTATGA
- the LOC129891956 gene encoding nuclear pore complex protein NUP133: protein MFSPGTKRSNLNARKSGREKPTTGSPVTPFIENRRPLDDNSPIPNRPSTGTPAPWASRLSVLARIPPAKKSDKGEETDPIQPVYVGEFPQVLRDEQAILLQKHAPGNAFISGGMDKETSLAWVICGNKLFVWSYLSPAASRNCIVLDLPSTMSEYEDTGKSSNDWLVCLINWDRNTNKVSPQCSSAGIVACNRKTRNLIYWPDIYSATRNEPVVSFPEDSEVSCSSSDVKGTPTKLRPQNKPGSSVTRSNSLNCLIACAVLETHHSHASIALVCSSNGELWQFVCSPSGIQRRKMYEDMLSKNSQGSDGGHFFGGRGYPRSLVWQSRSLSLEKSNRQFLLLTDHEIQCFAIELSPSFNVSKIWTHEIVGTDGDMGIQKDLAGQKRIWPLDLQIDNEGKVITILIAIFCKDRITSSSYTEYSLLTMQYKSGVNVSSKCVQPHERILEKKAPIQVIIPKARLEDEEFLFSMRLKVGGKPAGSVIILSGDGTATVSHYWRNSTRLYQFDLPYDAGRVLDASVFPSDDGEDGAWAVLTEKAGVWAIPERAVLLGGVEPPERSLSRKGSSNERSSLEERKNLSFAGNIAPRRATSEAWDAGDKQRPGLTGIARRNAQDEESEALLNQLFHDFLLSGHADGVFDKLKTSGAFEREGETNVFARTSKSIVDTLAKHWTTTRGAEIVTSSVVSSQLLEKQEKHKRFLQFLALTKCHEELCSRQRYALHIIMEHGEKLAGMIQLRELQNVLNQNRSSGAGSYSTTEISASGSLWDVIQLVGERARRRTVLLMDRDNAEVFYSKVSDLDEFFYCLERDLDYIISEKMTVSVLFQRACELSGACVTLLRTAMTCRNENHLWYPPSEGLTPWTCQEKVRNGLWSLAYFMLQLVKGNNSLDDTIKLDFHSHLEVLSDVLLEAYSGAICAKVERGEGHKSLLDEYCNRRDALLECLYQQVKDLFEGKLQDLGEAAEEQKLEIFGKLSSGLLSIAKRHEGYKTLWSICCDLNNTELLKNLMHDSMGPKRGFSYFVFQQLYDNKQFSKLMRLGEEFQEELAIFLKQHQDLLWLHEIFLHQFSEASETLHVLSLSRNDSSAMDTETDSFGITRETSLVERRRFLNLSKVAALAGRSANFETKVKRIEADLKILNLQEEIMKLLPDDERQNISQRLLPPVDLIELCLKTQDRELSLRVFDIFAWTSSSFIKSNASLLEDCWRNASNQDDWERLYQASVDEGWGDEETLSILKDTILFQASSRCYGLKAETFEGNFQEVLPLRLENSEQVTLKNMGSSVETILMQHKDYPDAGKLMLTTVMLGSVHSDAISIVEEGEPTPME from the exons ATGTTCTCTCCCGGAACAAAGAGATCAAATTTGAATGCTCGCAAGAGTGGCCGGGAAAAACCTACTACTGGCTCACCGGTGACGCCCTTCATCGAGAATAGAAGGCCGCTTGATGATAATTCTCCTATACCTAATCGCCCTAGTACTGGTACTCCTGCTCCCTGGGCTTCCCGTCTTTCTGTTCTCGCCAG AATCCCGCCTGCAAAGAAGAGTGATAAAGGAGAAGAGACTGATCCAATACAACCTGTCTATGTTGGAGAGTTCCCCCAAGTCCTACGTGATGAACAGGCCATTTTGCTTCAGAAACATGCTCCTG GTAATGCGTTCATCTCTGGGGGAATGGATAAGGAAACTTCCCTGGCGTGGGTTATATGTGGCAACAAACTCTTTGTCTGGAGTTACTTATCACCAGCAGCTTCTAGGAACTGCATTGTTCTTGATCTTCCTTCGACAATGTCTGAATATGAAGATACTGGAAAATCTTCTAATGATTGGTTAGTTTGTCTCATCAATTGGGATAGGAATACCAATAAAGTTTCTCCACAGTGCAGTTCTGCTGGTATTGTGGCCTGTAATCGGAAAACTCGAAATCTCATATACTGGCCAGATATCTACTCTGCAACTCGGAATGAACCAGTAGTAAGTTTCCCTGAGGATTCTGAGGtgagttgttcttcttctgATGTGAAGGGCACCCCAACCAAGTTGCGGCCGCAGAATAAACCTGGGAGCAGTGTTACTCGTTCAAATTCTCTCAACTGTTTGATTGCTTGTGCCGtccttgagactcatcacagTCATGCCTCCATTGCTCTTGTTTGTAGTTCTAATGGCGAACTTTGGCAATTTGTCTGTAGCCCCAGTGGTATTCAGCGCAGAAAGATGTATGAGGACATGTTAAGTAAGAACTCTCAAGGAAGTGATGGTGGGCACTTCTTTGGAGGCAGGGGTTACCCTAGGTCACTGGTTTGGCAGTCTCGTTCCCTTTCTTTGGAAAAGTCCAACAGACAGTTTCTTTTATTGACAGATCATGAAATACAATGTTTTGCTATTGAACTTTCTCCCTCTTTCAATGTTTCTAAGATCTGGACTCATGAAATTGTTGGCACTGATGGTGATATGGGTATCCAGAAGGATTTGGCTGGGCAGAAGCGAATTTGGCCTCTGGATTTACAGATTGATAATGAAGGCAAAGTTATTACTATTCTCATCGCAATTTTTTGCAAGGATCGGATCACCAGTTCAAGCTACACTGAGTATTCACTTCTaaccatgcaatataaatctGGGGTGAATGTCTCCTCAAAATGTGTGCAGCCACATGAAAGGATTTTAGAGAAAAAGGCTCCTATCCAAGTGATAATTCCTAAAGCTAGACTTGAGGATGAAGAGTTTTTATTCTCTATGAGATTGAAGGTTGGGGGTAAGCCAGCCGGTTCAGTGATCATACTTTCTGGTGATGGCACTGCAACTGTCTCACATTACTGGAGAAATTCTACCCGGCTTTATCAATTTGATCTACCATATGATGCTGGAAGGGTTCTTGATGCATCAGTTTTCCCTTCAGATGATGGCGAGGATGGCGCTTGGGCTGTACTAACTGAAAAAGCTGGAGTTTGGGCTATACCTGAGAGGGCAGTTTTACTTGGTGGAGTTGAACCACCAGAGAGAAGTTTGTCACGTAAAGGAAGCTCTAACGAGAGGTCATCTCTGGAAGAGaggaaaaatctatcttttgcaGGTAATATTGCTCCAAGAAGGGCGACATCAGAAGCATGGGATGCTGGAGATAAGCAAAGGCCTGGTCTAACTGGAATTGCACGTCGAAATGCTCAAGATGAagaatctgaagctttactaAATCAGCTTTTCCATGATTTTCTTTTATCTGGGCATGCGGATGGTGTTTTCGATAAACTGAAGACGTCAGGGGCATTTGAAAGAGAGGGCGAAACAAATGTTTTTGCAAGGACAAGCAAATCAATCGTGGATACCCTTGCAAAACATTGGACAACCACTAGAGGTGCTGAGATTGTGACTTCATCTGTCGTGTCCTCACAACTTTTGGAGAAGCAGGAGAAGCATAAAAGGTTCCTTCAATTCCTGGCTTTAACAAAGTGCCATGAAGAACTATGTTCTAGACAGA GGTATGCTTTGCATATTATCATGGAACATGGTGAAAAGCTTGCTGGCATGATCCAATTGAGGGAGTTGCAGAACGTGCTCAATCAGAACCGTTCCTCAGGAGCTGGCTCTTATTCAACTACTGAGATATCAGCTTCTGGTTCCCTGTGGGATGTCATCCAATTGGTAGGCGAAAGAGCTCGCCGAAGAACAGTCCTTTTGATGGATAGGGATAATGCTGAAGTTTTCTACAGTAAGGTCTCAGATCTTGATGAGTTTTTTTATTGCTTAGAGAGAGACCTCGATTACATTATCAGTGAAAAGATGACTGTGTCTGTTCTATTCCAAAGAGCATGTGAACTATCCGGTGCCTGTGTGACTTTGCTTCGCACAGCCATGACTTGCAGAAATGAAAATCACCTTTGGTATCCTCCGTCAGAGGGCTTGACACCATGGACTTGTCAAGAAAAGGTGCGGAATGGGCTCTGGAGCCTTGCATATTTTATGCTTCAACTGGTGAAGGGAAATAATTCCCTGGATGATACCATAAAATTAGATTTTCATTCACACCTTGAAGTGCTATCTGATGTACTATTGGAAGCATATTCTGGCGCCATCTGTGCGAAAGTTGAGCGTGGAGAAGGACACAAAAGTCTGTTAGATGAGTACTGTAATAGAAGAGATGCACTGTTGGAGTGTCTTTACCAGCAAGTGAAAGATTTATTTGAAGGCAAACTGCAG GATTTGGGTGAAGCAGCTGAGGAGCAAAAGTTAGAGATTTTTGGAAAGCTTTCCTCAGGCTTGTTGTCTATTGCAAAAAGACACGAAGGTTACAAAACTCTATGGAGTATATGCTGTGATCTCAATAATACTGAACTACTTAAAAATCTTATG CATGACAGCATGGGACCTAAACGAGGCTTTAGTTACTTTGTGTTTCAACAACTGTATGACAACAAACAGTTCTCTAAGCTTATGAGACTTGGGGAAGAGTTTCAGGAAGAGCTAGCAATATTTTTGAAACAGCATCAGGATCTCCTTTGGCTTCATGAAATATTCCTTCATCAATTTTCTGAAGCTTCTGAAACTCTACATGTTTTGTCTCTTTCACGAAATGATAGCTCCGCTATGGATACTGAAACCGACTCATTTGGCATCACCAGAGAAACAAGTTTAGTGGAAAGAAGGCGGTTTCTGAATCTCTCGAAAGTAGCTGCATTGGCAG GAAGAAGTGCTAATTTTGAAACAAAGGTGAAGCGCATCGAGGCTGATTTAAAGATTCTGAACTTGCAG GAAGAAATAATGAAACTCCTTCCGGACGATGAAAGGCAAAATATTAGCCAGCGTCTTCTTCCTCCGGTGGACCTTATTGAATTGTGCCTTAAAACTCAGGATAGGGAGCTTTCATTGAGAGTTTTTGACATTTTTGCTTGGACCAGCTCCTCTTTTATCAAGTCTAATGCAAGCCTCTTGGAGGACTGCTGGAGAAATGCCTCCAATCAGGACGACTGGGAGAGGCTGTATCAAGCATCAGTTGATGAGGGGTGGGGTGATGAGGAGACTTTGAGCATTCTAAAAGACACCATTCTTTTCCAGGCTTCCAGCAGGTGCTATGGCCTCAAAGCTGAAACTTTTGAGGGCAATTTCCAGGAAGTGCTGCCACTGAGGCTAGAAAATTCCGAGCAAGTGACTTTAAAGAACATGGGATCCTCCGTGGAAACAATTTTGATGCAGCACAAGGATTATCCTGATGCCGGCAAGTTAATGCTCACAACAGTTATGCTAGGAAGTGTTCATTCCGATGCTATTAGTATTGTGGAAGAGGGGGAACCTACCCCAATGGAGTAA